A window of the Fusarium poae strain DAOMC 252244 chromosome 3, whole genome shotgun sequence genome harbors these coding sequences:
- the EIF3H gene encoding Eukaryotic translation initiation factor 3 subunit H (MEROPS:MER0021886~BUSCO:32177at5125), producing the protein MADAQNDAPATAPFQAVQVEALVIMKIAKHCSSAFPSVATGAIVGMESEGLLEVTNTFPFPTVDPTTTDGHQSDASQLAAAAPRQQKNIAYQNEMIRHLKEVNVDANNVGWYTSATMGNFVNMNFVENQFHYQSTNENAVALVYDASKSSQGNLTFRAFRLSPTFMSAYKEGKFTTESLQKSKLSFKDILSEVSVSVHNSHLLTTFLHQIPSAPAKGAIEQPTSLDDLHRNALEPPLYPSIDNLDLAIDPFLEKTCDLLLESIESHYTDLNNFQYYQRQLAREQTKITQWQTKRKNENAQRVAAKQEPLPEDEWQRLFKLPQEPSRLEGMLNAKQVEQYSKQVDGFTANVSAKMFAVREDLMPK; encoded by the exons ATGGCGGACGCTCAGAACGATGCGCCTGCTACTGCGCCTTTCCAGGCCGTCCAAGTCGAGGCTCTG GTTATTATGAAGATCGCCAAGCACTGCTCTTCGGCTTTCCCTTCTGTTGCGACTGGAGCTATTGTTGGAATGGAGAGTGAAGGCCTTCTTGAAGTCACCAACACCTTCCCTTTCCCTACCGTCGaccccaccaccaccgatgGCCACCAGAGCGATGCCTCGCAGCTCGCCGCTGCTGCTCCCCGACAGCAGAAGAACATTGCCTACCAAAACGAGATGATCCGACACCTCAAGGAGGTCAACGTCGATGCCAACAACGTTGGTTGGTACACAAGTGCCACCATGGGCAACTTTGTCAACATGAACTTCGTCGAGAACCAGTTTCACTACCAAAGCACCAACGAGAACGCCGTCGCCCTCGTTTACGATGCCAGCAAGAGTTCCCAGGGCAACTTGACCTTCCGAGCCTTCCGTCTGTCTCCTACTTTTATGAGTGCCTATAAGGAGGGCAAGTTCACAACTGAGAG CTTGCAAAAGTCCAAGCTCAGCTTCAAGGACATCCTCAGCGAGGTCTCTGTCAGCGTCCACAACTCTCACCTCCTCACAACTTTCCTCCACCAGATCCCCTCCGCTCCCGCCAAGGGTGCTATCGAGCAGCCCACATCGCTCGATGACCTCCACCGCAACGCTCTCGAGCCCCCTCTGTACCCCTCGATCGACAACCTCGACCTTGCGATCGACCCCTTCCTCGAGAAGACCTGCGATCTCCTCCTCGAGAGCATTGAGTCGCACTACACCGACCTCAACAACTTCCAATACTACCAGCGCCAACTCGCCCGTGAGCAGACCAAGATCACACAATGGCAGACCAAGCGCAAGAATGAGAACGCTCAGCGTGTTGCTGCCAAGCAGGAGCCTCTTCCCGAGGACGAGTGGCAACGACTGTTCAAGCTTCCTCAGGAGCCCAGCCGACTGGAGGGTATGTTGAACGCCAAGCAGGTGGAGCAATACAGCAAGCAGGTGGATGGATTCACAGCCAACGTCAGTGCCAAGATGTTCGCTGTGCGGGAGGACTTGATGCCCAAATAG